In Parasteatoda tepidariorum isolate YZ-2023 chromosome 8, CAS_Ptep_4.0, whole genome shotgun sequence, the DNA window ACGGAACAAAACATCTGTTGTACCGTAATTTAcatagtaataattactgtaaaatcaatgaatcactctaattaaataaatatttctttgtagtatattttactgaaaaaaagtaattttacggCTGAAGCATCTGAAGTATCAGTACTTAATGCtgtaatttgattcagaattttttagagTGTGTCACAGTGTATACCATTTTATAACTagaatgcaattattttttctcaaatcggatgttattttatttcgtttaaaaccTCAAACACGaagtataaataaacattacaatttatttcaatctaCAATGATTTAAAGTTGTGCAAGGTTAATggattttctttttcctcttttttttctcaatgaaaaatcataatcagaagggaaattaatattaataatgatatcTGAGTGCGATCTGAATATATAATTGTCAAAATTAGTTAAAGAAGtacaatatgaaaataaaaaaataaaaaaattgtgatcgtCAAAAAGCGATCACGGGTTACCCATTGgtaaaatggttgttgtctaatttttttaatcttccttatttatgatattcccctgaattagtattgaaaccGATCCActttgaactgtaggttagaatttctgattgttaattaaaacaataaaaacaaaaatatcgttcaaatgatgaaattctcctttattcacaactcaagtaTTTATGAAATCTCTCTGGCCTCATATCTCAAaaacagggttggcaagtttttgacacatgacggtttttaccatggtttttaccgtcatgtcaaaaactcctctgtcaaaaacctatagttttggtaaaactatttttatttgagtttaactgcttataatttgaaatttattcctttttaggcaataaaattagaaaaaagttgttaaaagatatttaagaagagattcttgcattttcccaacatgattatatcataacatactatttgaagtaaaatatttggatactaaaagaaattttcaacatttcctaGCATCATTTTGTTcggcatattacattactgaagaatgtcaagattgattactttcattcataaaatcttgCTTTGAGAAACACTTGTACACGAAAAGAGAAAGcctcataaaataaactttttttctcaattttgctttcaatattttacacagAAATGAGACATGAAAAAGCTTAGGAAACCCTTCTAGAGATACCTTGCAACAGCAATGTTGAAGGACTCATCCATACCAAACTCAGAAATCGACTGGGCAATGAAAAATGCGCAAAATTAGTCACTTGCTATCATATGCTTCGGCACAGTGACCCCGACTACTGAAGATGTTATTCTGTTTGTAATTAGGTTTAGTTTAATGTGCTTTTTCaactgaataaaagtttttaacttgaCAAAATAGCAGTAATTCTTGACTTAGTAGATTCtagtagttacaagttttgaaagttttgtttagcttatttctaatatttaagaaatgccaaattttaaattcttctttttagttcttgaatttattaatagttccaagcttttttgtttgtttatttctaacaattaagaagtgcaaaattttgaatcctttgcaaatcaagctataatgatataagtaagtatcactattttaaataagtatattgaAGTATAttgtatatccttctataagaatacaagtatatagttgcaaaatcaataccaatcatttacaacattcatttataaaggcaattatgtaaaaataatatattgttcgctatatgccataaacaaagaaaacagtgggtttttgacggtttttaccggtaaaaacacggtttttaccactgtcatgtcaaaaaccagtttttgactgcaaaaacccaaccctgctcaaaaataaactcaccaacttaatgcatatcatcaaaattaaaagtgaaaaaaaaattcaaaaaaattatcaaacagcagcggtcgccatagcggCCCACGTGCACTACTTACTATTACTTTTGAAcccagttgaaaagtgtgatgacgtccaattaaggtgcgcacgccatcaaacccaaagCAAAACCCATTTTGCCTataggaaaaattaccaaatgaatgctTTGAATagtgcatatttttgttttattaaatggatatttttttgctaaaaatatcattatcatacagtacggtaattttaacagaatttttttttccgtgtaGAGGAATGGTGTTACTAAGCAGACCCCGTCTAAAATTGTATAAAGAAATCTAGTGCGTTTTCCCCTTTCACAAGCATTGTCAAGCATTCGGGAATACtgaatgaaacaaaactttctcATATTACAGATGtctgtcattaaaattttcaggttttaacaaaaccaaattataagcttacatttaaaaacctGTATTTTACTTTGCTAGTTAAGCcttttcactataaaaaatatctatttattcaaTGAAACTTTCTATGAATTAAACTTTCTGTGTGTACTTCATgtgtttttattccattttatagGAGTAATTTATGAAAGTTGTAGTGAATGAtttctgcttttaaatttagtatttattacgGTACACAATTTCTAAAAATCGCGATAGATAAATAGGTAAATAGATAAGTAGAAAGATGAATAAACAGATAAATCTTTTCCTCAAGAATCCATTTTACACTTGTGTATAGtagtaaaatgttaatttattaaatttgtcaaatctagtttcaaaaacaaatgaaaCAGAACATATAAAACAAAGCAtgtaaaaacagaagaaaatatttatatttttccagaatttcattttttttcagttcatttttttttcgacgaaaaataatgatattttttagttcaaataatgtcattatttttaatactggaATCCTATTGAATAAAAGAACTAATTAAGAcgtcttaaaatattaaaatctaatcaTTCAAAATAGGCTTAGCGCAAAACGGATAAATACAAATCCTCTTAAAATTTACTAACAGAATTAATTactcaaattaaataagttcttttcagtgaaataaagaacatttaGGAACGAAAgcatttaaagaattgaaattttacgcttctaaatgaattaaaatcagCTATCCAACCGGCATCGCAGCTTAACTTTtcgaatgatataaaaaatgtcGGATCCTTCATTTTCACGAAATTCTaaagagataaatttaattcttcaacACTAAGTGTATCTGAGAGATTCATTATTCGATGGAATAAACTTTTcagaatttacatttaaattaaaataatcttaattatttttttataattggtaCACAGTTTAGTTTTTGAcgtcaattaatttattttttaagcatctaAATGAAAGTactttataatgaatttttatttgtaagcgGAATATATTTCCGTCCGacgtaattaatttaaagaatacattTTGGACAACAATGACCATTTTGAATCAGGTTTGATCAAACTTTTGTTGCTAATGGAAATTGACTGTTAATATTactgagaataaaaattaattataagggAAATAGttgttaatcaaaatttataatattttttatctagaaAACGAACACCCATTTGTgtcaagaaataattaaagaaaatgaaaaaaagagcttgtttatatattaagaaaaaaagtatgtttgaaACTACAATAATATGGTTGAATTTACCATGTTTTCGCTCTATGGGTATGCcgaaaattcggtaatttttaccgaaacgctttggtagtgattttagttattttaaaaataaaacataatgttataatatgtgattaaaatttagtaaatgggGCAAAATTTGGTCGTTTTATCACGATTTCTAAGAGCATaccataaaaactatttcaatttatttttcagttttgtattttttactaaatgtttggtaaCAAAAACTGCAATTTCGAAAACTGGAATTTCCTGTTAAGatttaccatatgaacggaaaaattactgaaatgaatgtttcaaaaatatgatattttttggttttataaccagaactatgttttttttttactttcaaatttttttttaccagacatgtcattaccatacagtactgtaattttaccaaaatgtttttcatgtGTATATAGACACTGTAAGTGAAGAGCATGTATGTTGCCATGATAAGATTGGAAccagtaatttattaaaaaaaaattttttttgttgcaaatctgtcattttgaaaactagaaattCTTGTAAACCTTTACcacatgaacggaaaaattatcgaaatgaatggtttaaaaatacgattttttgtttgttttattaccaGAGTTATGGTCTCTTACCAGACATGTCCTCACCAtagagtacggtaattttacaaaaatttttctctctgtGTACATGGACACTGTGATCGCAGAGCATGTATGTTACTAACATAAGATTGATacctgtaatttttaaaaaaaaagctttgcaaatcgaaatttatttaacgctggtttcatattaaaaaattaagtattagtTTTCATGTAAATAACCTTATATAACAACAACATTCAAAGAGAATTAGAAAAAGAACTTGTTTAGTCCAAAATATGGCAAGTTCAGAGCATCACTAGTATATCGCTCTTATTAGTGCcaacaattaaatattgaacttcaaatttgtaagtaatttctcataaataacatgaaatgattatagaaattttttttcaaaaaagatttcgGTGAGTCATAAACGTTTTAACTGCAGAATATGAATGTCGCTGGCATAAGAATGGGCtctgtaaatgttttaaaatttttttcaatacaaaatttattttaaaatagtttctttgtTAGCATCTAGTTGttggtaattattaaattaaagaaagtaagTATTAGTTTTCATGTAAATAACCTTATATAACAACaacatttaaggaaaatttagaaaaagaacttttttagtCCAAAATATGGCAAGTTCAGAGCATTACTAGTATATCGCTATTATTAGTGCCAACAATTAAACAATGAGCTTCAAATTTGTAAGTAATTTCTCATAAATAACATGAAatgattattgtttatttatacctCGACCCGCCCTATTCAGGGCACACGAGGGTAGAACAAACATTCTACAGACAAAACATacataacacaaaaaattacattagcaACAAGTATAAATGgcatataaagaataaattaaaatatgaaaatatttacactataAAATACAATGGTATAGTGAAATGCCTTAAACAAAagcatagaaaataattttaacgtaACTTTAAACTAAAGCACAGaagttaaaaagcattttaactctaaaattaaGTATAAGAGAATGAATATCATtaattgaagcaaaatattagaaacaCAAAGAAATTCAAGATACAAGAGGTTCAAAAGTCATGGATAACGTGAGAGTTTGactaaaacaaatattgcaaGATGAGTTGATAGAGTTTGTTGACACGGAGTAACAGTTAGGTTACATTGTTAGTTGAATCTGGTGGATTTAACATGTCCTCAAGTGtatttttgatgatttctttaataattcttcTGCAGGTAAAGTTTGAGGATAGCTGATGTTCTGTTTTGTCCTGGAATTCCGTGCCACGCTGTGCATGAAATTTTGGGCAGTGGCAAATCAAATGTATTATATCTTGTTGAGAGTCACAATAAGGAGAAATTGaggattttctaaaaaatcttgATTGATGGGTGCCAGATACTCCGTGGCcggttaaaaattgatttaagtaGAAGTTGGCCTGCAGTCTTGATGTTTTaggatacttaaaaaatttgtgtgtTTGACGTCCTTTTGTTGAGTATGTCCACTCTTGTTTCCCCCTTGTCATGATGTATTCATTAATAATAGACTTAATCTGATTGGTGGTGAGCCAGGTAGTTTGTTCTGTGTGGTCGAGTGTGATGGCATCTTTAGCCGCTCTATCCGCTTCCTCATTGCCGTCATGACCCACATGTGCCTTTATCCAGTTAAGTATGATGTCTTTATTCCAATTCTGTTTAATTTCGTTAACAATTATGTTTTCATGTGTTGGGTCGGCAAGGGCATGCAATGAAGAGAGCGAATctgtaaaaattgttatttgtcCATCTTTTTTTGCAGCGATATTTATGGCCTCTCTAATTGCCATCAGCTCTGCCACGAAGACAGAACAATAGTCAGATGCTATGGAGGAGGATTTTGCTGTAGTAATTCCTTTGAATTTTGTAACGAtgccaaaacctgtcctaaattGTTGTGGTTCGACTTCCATCCTAGAGCCATCTGTATAAATTTCCCATCCTACGTTTTTTGGTGAGGCATATCTCCAGGGTACAGCGATCTCAGTGGCTGGATGTCTTGGGGCAGTTATTGTCATATTTGATTTGTTTGAGATTGAGTCAAAGACTGTTTTTGGAATGATTGGAaaaatatcatctttttttCCAGCcccattttatacttttatcgTAAATTGTTTCAATCACCCTCAGGTGTATTGGTTTTATGCCCGCCAGTATCTGGATAGAAGCCGTACTCACTGTGGAGTAGCATTTTGTAATGGAGAGCAAAGGAATTCTTTGAATAGAAGCAAgcttttttctcataaatagcATGAAatgattatagaaatttttttcaaaaaagatttcgCTGAgtcataaacattttaactgTAGAATATGAATGTCGCTGGCATAAGAATGGGCtctgtaaatgttttaaattttttttcaatacaaaattcattttaaaatagtttcttagTTAACATCTAGTTGttggtaattattaaattgaagaaaGTAAGTATTAGTTTTCATGTAAATAACCTTGTATAACaacaacatttaaagaaaatttagaaaaagaacttGTTTAGTCCAAAATATGGCAAGTTCAGAGCATCACTAGTATATCGCTATTATTAGTGCcaacaattaaataatgagCTTCAAATTTGTAAGTAATTTCTCATAAATAACATGAAatgattatagaaatttttttcaaaaaaaatttcggtgTGTCATAAATGTTTTAACTGCAGAATATGAATGTCGCTTGCATAAGAATGGGCtctgtaaatgttttaaaattttcttcaatacaaaatttattttcaaatagtttcttTGTTAACATCTAGTTGTTGGTGAAACACAcaagaaaaaacaatagaaagtataaaaaatgttcagtctcatttttgtataaatttttgcattgagaaatttatttcaaaatggatTTTTAGTTAAGAGTGAGCATCAATTGTTTGGTAAAACACTCACGTATAACATGAAAGAAttatagaaagtttaaaaaaagaatgtgttCAGTCCAAAACACCAATTGAGGAGTATGTAAACTGCGAACATAAGGGTCGATGCTTTGTGaatttactataatattttgcaatgcgaaatttattttataaatggtattaatacagtaaaataacaataatggaagatttgaaaaaagaaatttagtgaACGAGCTGAGTATGCAAAATGGTAAGAATAATGATAGAcgatatgtattttttaaaaagtcttttgcaaaatgtaatttgtttgaaatttgttgaataatgaaaattatgtttcaatttgtttaaaaaaacacacccatatacatcaaaaaatattatagaatatttttttaaaaaagtattttgttttgttcgAAAGATAACCAGTTCGGAATTTCTATTTCGCCAATAGAAGGGAAGTTgcgaaatttttatatatttttttaaacaaaaatcactagtaattaattttatgttaaaaaacggcgtcaatttaattgaaagcatgcatatttctcaagaaatatttatataaaagttaaaaaaataatttatttaatcaaaaacatgATAAGTTTAGAATTTGTAAATTGTAAGGATTATCGTTTAAGACCACTGTTcgaattttgcataatttttatatttagagaaattcatttgtaacttatttaagaataaaaagtaagcttcattttgtttgaaaatacaatttgatttGACATATAAAATagattgttttgtttatatgtTGATAATTGCTATCATTAGTCATACAATTTCTTAATCatttagttattgttttcaaacaTTGCTTTTTGTTCATACTCGtattgttaaatgaaaatacaGTGTATCATTGAAGTTTGAAGAAATTAGTTgctaaaaagcttaaaattcgAGAGTTTAAGTAGTTTGCTAAATATTCAGAAAAGTGACAACATTTACTGAATTACTGAAAGTTTACTAGTCAAACTTACATGcctgaagttaaaattattcgaaataaatGGATTAGAGTTTATAGTAAGAAGGTATGGTTAAAACTTTTGAGCATGATTACCTCTATCATTACGGATGCCTATTCCTAAACtccttaaggaaaaaaatgtcgtatttattttagcaattcataaatgaattatataaatttttgaaaaaatggatataaaatttcgaaaaatatggAGTTCATAAAGATTTTTTGATATCTATTAAATAGATGGCAACACAATCTCTTCCACGTAGCGGCACTTGAAAACCAATCACTTCAACTACTTCTGCAATTAGATTTTCTGCATTTCAGtattgtatatttcaaaaatgtaacagctggaaatgttttgaaaaagtttgcgaaaaaaactttatatttctaaactttgaagatcaaaaaaacatttctggttcatattaaaatgcttttgtaCATGGCCTTGACTATATATTTGAGGAGCTTGAAGCTATTTAATGAGCAGCTACACGTTTAAAAATGAGCAGTGATGGCTCAGTTgttaaggcactgaactgtAATTGTGATGGACTGGGGTTCGTTTCCCGGTGGAGCTTCGAAGACCACCTAGTTTTAGATCGACgagcttgtctgggaagtaaatgAGGCTGTCGCTCAATGCTGGCCTCCTTCGACCACAACGAGCTATGGCACCAGCCCTTTACTTTACGCATTCAAATTGTTTAGAAGAGCATTTCTTGTTAACagcatcataaattttttttaattaaaaggacatttcaatatattttgctattttcaaattgaaacttTGTAAACTGTTTACATGTTAAACATACTAATGAGcagtttattgtaaaaatattttctgagaaatataaCTTATCTTTACATTATCAAAAAGCTTTTCATTTCTACATGATTTAAACATGAGAATTCAAGTTTAATGCAGACATGCACGATTTAGTATTCACATGACTACGTTTTCTTCCtattacgtatttttccaatgttaaaaaatattgctcagTCTGTGtccatttttgtatttgaaacattaatttttaaagtattagacAATTCTTCAGTTGTTGAGCAATTCTCAAAAGAATACTTGTTAATAAGCACTacttattgtaataattaaaaacattgtttaactAAAATGGCTTTGCATGTTAATTTGCTTTATAGCCATGGTGAAAAGCCATGTAGCTTAGACTGTGTCTTTCAATTCCCAAAGCAATTAAAATgcagttattttaaactttactaaATAACATTTGCCTTAaaactaacaattattttacatgtttactttaaaattaaatgcttggttaaattatacttattttaaattaattcctttgGGTTTAAGTTTCTAATACTTAATGccatatatgttttattttgataactaaAAGTACTTTAAAGAAACTTATGTTTATTTGAGTGCgtgtttacaaattattatagaatcaatttaattttttttttaattttattcatctgaaattaattttaattaagtagtaaatattgtttgttttttatggGTGAGTCTTAGAAACAATGAAAGTTTTTCAAGGGAGCATCACTATcagataattaataaagaaatagttaGGCTACTTGTTCagcagaaaagtaaaataaaaaactaaatctaaAGACATGAAActcttataaatataaagaaagtaaagattaattaaaaaaaaattagatcgaCAGTTAGACTACTTTTTCGggaaaaataagtgaaaaggataaaaactgaagttatgtttttttttgttggcaaTAAAGAGAAACTTtacaaaatcgaaaaaaatgcaattttaaaattttgttggacAAAGTGTTCGGTatgaatgcagaaaaaaaagataagaactgagacataaaagaaattacaaagTACCGATAATGAAGATAcgttcttttaaagaaataatgttaaaattaaataattggacAGTTTTTCTGGcagaaattaagaaaagggacagaaaataagcatatatttaaaaaaagagagtaaagagaaatagcttttaaaacgaaattttttttaaaaacaaatatgtccTCAGAGAAAGTAATTCAGATATATACATTTACAGTACTGTATAGTAgtaatatttctggtaaaaagaacttaattctggttaataaaactaaaatatgctgtatttaaactattcgtttggtaatgttttgttaatatgGTAAAAGTACccaattttgcttcatttacgAAGTTTAatgacatattataaaaccatattttattgttaattttaacaaaatcattaacaaagctcttcggtaaaaattgccgagcttttttgttgttcccatagagccagaaacacggtaaatttcgCCATTTTATTATGGTACTTTGGTAACttttgaccatgcttttttCCCCTCGGTTTAGCAAAaagcattagaaaaaaagtacacaaaataagcatatatttttcataaaaaatgagtttaagaaagataaagtatttgaaataaaatgaaaaattagttcaGAAAGAAATAAATAGGTACAACACTTGTgtgacaaaaatgaaaacaaaaatacaaattctaaAGACGTAAAAGTTTTccaaaattgaagataaaatgaataaggaacacaaagtaaaaaaaaatgaaataaataataaaaattctcatccctcaaaaattagaaaaagaacaaaaataagaagtataaaGTTTCTTTGATAGAAATGGAGCAAATTAatgtatgatatttaaaattgcatattccCTTTCGttaaattatgcataattttgaGTCACATAAAATGGTACATAGTTCTCGAATATATTATTGTATGTCATTTTGATTAGTCCTTGATTAAGATAACTAATATTTACGCAAACATTTACGAACAATTCGCGAATGTATTCTCTAACGATTACTAATTTTCTCAGAATAATTTAGGTCTTCGTTTAATTCAAGATGGCTGTCGCtagtttaatgtttttctccgtagatatataaatttaattataaatcaaggTTCCAAAATGTTAAGTTTTGCTTAACTAGAcctttatctttcatttttatatatatttttttccttattcaattttctttataaatttagaatgatatttgtaaatattaaattaaaattttagtttcatcaaaaaaggtttggaaaaaataatatttttttggtttttaagaatttttaaatatatctccAATTCCGAAAATAACAAAACTTGAGAATAAGGTTTAATGCAGCAAAATtcataaacttgaaaaatttttaatagttttttttggtTGGAGTGCATCGGAaactgtatatgtatatatatatataNNNNNNNNNNNNNNNNNNNNNNNNNNNNNNNNNNNNNNNNNNNNNNNNNNNNNNNNNNNNNatatatatatatgtattaaacaaCACTAAGTGCCCCATCTCATGTATTGCTCAATAGGGCTGTCGCCTACATTCGCGTAGGCTTCATACCGTCGTATGAGTGATCgtcgtatattttatttttaaccatcgttgagcagctgacccaattttgggtttgtgactactaatgttcacaTCCGTAGCcttattttaaacccaatccggaagataAGGGAACACTGGactcaagtattggaagaaattttgacttcgtggaggacttttttatgaaacaaacacgcatttgagttacacggggaggaaaaccacgaaaaccacccacggatagcctgacgacaagtggactcgaacccatgatccgtctaacactgaggatattttacgtcatcaatGTGGTTAGTGCAAGCGGGGTGCGGTATTCGTCTCGACCAGTTATTGCTGAGaatcaaacccggttcaccttattggaaggcgagtgctctatcacctgagccaccacggctcgtCGTCGTCAGCCACACACATGTCGAAGTCCTGTTTtgagggcggacccattcatacatccatttattcatccacagagcGTTATTTTGACCTGAACGGGAGAACGATCTATCTCCGATTCAATACCTCCagaggtgttgatttgttatggaaacatgtaGGATTTTGTCACCAGACAGATTGaaagtgcaccagtcaccatttactacacggggagtcaaCCGCCGAATGGGATCGAACGCATGACCACTTGGGCATGGGCTCaacgccctaccgaccaggctgaAAAATAACTCAGTCATAAAATGGTGGCTGAGTTCAGACTCACCATTGGCCATGACTGTCTTTCGAAACAtttgcaaaatgcaaaatttctatATAGTTCGAgtctcgcagtggactgatcgtaaggacacggttcctaatagaacaccgaagtcaagcatcactggttgcggtcagtaagcgggtgggtgaccactttgatcagcctgcgtagggacagaGGATGCACGGCCCTCGTTAAGCTGTTCTATGGTAAAGTGCTCGTCTTTGGGAGCAGGacgttgggctaccaaagcaagggagtcatcccctctgtagaggatcaaaattacgatggtatgtcttcggatcatccccaGGAATGTTTCCTaaactgtcgccaatagcccattgtgcagctctagtgcgacgtaaagtaccTACCTCCTTATATAGTCCGAAGTTTTATCCTTAGTCTCTATAATCTGGGACGGGTCATGAATAGTGGGCATCTAATCTTTTTGTGAGCTTTAACCGAAAAAACCTCTNGGCATGACTTCAGATCATGCTAGGGAATGTTTCCTaaactgtcgccaatagcccattgtgcagctctagtgcgacgtaaagtaccTACCTCCTTATATAGTCCGAAGTTTTATCCTTAGTCTCTATAATCTGGGACGAGTCATGAATAGTGGGCATCTAATCTTTTTGTGAGCTATTAGGAGGCCAAGGGCCTTTTGTGTTAGTAGTTTATTGCTATAGCtgttttctatgttttttcCTCTCTAGGATTTTTCCTCTCTATATTTGATCTTTATATAGTTCTTTGGATTTGTTGCTGAATTTGTCTTTTTGTCTTGCCATTAGAAAttcagaaatagaaaaaagaaggttttttttactatttttttcattttttgctttaattaatgattttatataaattgttgtagaaaaaaaatatttgtctctCTTCAGCCTTTTCTTTTATAAGCTCACACtagacacttaaaaaaaattaatgattttgtgattttcaaatttaaattctattttgacCGTGAAAGTTTaacttatgtaaataattttggttattgaggaatatttgaaattattgcattagttgaaaaataacgtattttgtttttatgattattttaaaatctttatttcttattcggaaataataaaataaaaagaattaaatttattgaagtgaaattttaattattttattctgtcaTATCTGATCAACgaagaaa includes these proteins:
- the LOC107444214 gene encoding uncharacterized protein, with the translated sequence MTITAPRHPATEIAVPWRYASPKNVGWEIYTDGSRMEVEPQQFRTGFGIVTKFKGITTAKSSSIASDYCSVFVAELMAIREAINIAAKKDGQITIFTDSLSSLHALADPTHENIIVNEIKQNWNKDIILNWIKAHVGHDGNEEADRAAKDAITLDHTEQTTWLTTNQIKSIINEYIMTRGKQEWTYSTKGRQTHKFFKYPKTSRLQANFYLNQFLTGHGVSGTHQSRFFRKSSISPYCDSQQDIIHLICHCPKFHAQRGTEFQDKTEHQLSSNFTCRRIIKEIIKNTLEDMLNPPDSTNNVT